A genomic segment from Pleurodeles waltl isolate 20211129_DDA chromosome 9, aPleWal1.hap1.20221129, whole genome shotgun sequence encodes:
- the LOC138259305 gene encoding suppressor of cytokine signaling 5-like, with protein MSQPNGAGDQGKDNRGARPKIRQSRSEERKEEGSRHSTKNKTPRKGAEKGRDLSARDQQPFREESRASLQELDSELPSKSLRQKIQDAVGQCFPIKSSSNSPSPDLPSSHRKIHLSELMLDKCPFAAGSDLAQKWHLIKQHTVPVSQAGGVTESPSVVEDEEDRLRERRRISIEQGVDPPPDAQIHTFEVTAQINPLYKLGPKLAHGMNELAGDNRATLQAGQEECTPEASPQRQSSMERQEPKDGLRAHTQVDYIHCLVPDLLQITNLPCYWGVMDRYEAEALLEGKPEGTFLLRDSAQEDYLFSVSFRRYGRSLHARIEQWNHNFSFDVHDPSVFHAPTVTGLLEHYKDPNACMFFEPLLSSPNGRTFPFSLQHLCRAVVASCTTYDGMERLPIPSALKAYLKEYHYKQKVRVRRLDAQWD; from the coding sequence ATGTCCCAACCGAACGGGGCTGGTGAtcaaggcaaagacaacagaggggcGAGACCTAAAATCAGGCAGAGCCGGTCTGAAGAGAGGAAGGAGGAGGGCAGCAGGCATAGCACAAAGAACAAGACTCCAAGAAAGGGTGCGGAGAAGGGCAGGGATCTCTCAGCGAGGGACCAGCAGCCTTTTAGAGAGGAAAGCAGAGCTTCACTGCAGGAACTTGACTCTGAACTTCCCAGCAAGTCACTGAGGCAGAAGATACAGGATGCAGTGGGCCAGTGCTTTCCCATCAAAAGCAGCAGCAATAGCCCCTCTCCTGACCTACCATCGTCTCACCGCAAGATCCACCTGAGTGAGCTGATGCTGGATaaatgtccctttgctgctggctcaGACTTAGCACAGAAGTGGCACCTAATAAAACAGCACACTGTGCCAGTATCACAAGCAGGAGGTGTGACAGAGAGCCCCAGTGTGGTGGAAGATGAGGAGGACCGGCTGAGGGAGAGGCGGAGGATTAGCATTGAGCAGGGGGTGGACCCACCACCTGATGCACAGATCCACACTTTTGAAGTCACTGCTCAGATCAATCCTCTCTACAAACTGGGCCCTAAATTGGCACACGGCATGAATGAACTGGCAGGAGACAATCGAGCAACTCTACAGGCTGGCCAAGAGGAGTGTACACCGGAGGCTAGCCCCCAGAGGCAGAGCTCCATGGAAAGGCAGGAGCCAAAGGATGGGCTGCGAGCCCACACGCAAGTTGACTACATCCACTGCTTGGTTCCTGACTTGCTGCAAATTACTAACCTGCCATGTTATTGGGGGGTGATGGACCGCTACGAAGCAGAAGCCCTGTTGGAAGGCAAACCAGAGGGCACCTTCTTGCTTCGGGACTCAGCCCAGGAGGACTACCTCTTCTCAGTCAGCTTCCGCCGCTATGGCCGTTCTCTTCATGCCCGCATTGAGCAGTGGAACCACAACTTTAGCTTTGATGTTCATGACCCCAGCGTCTTCCATGCCCCTACTGTGACTGGCCTACTGGAGCACTACAAGGACCCCAATGCCTGCATGTTCTTCGAGCCACTGCTGTCCAGCCCCAATGGGCGGACCTTTCCATTTAGCCTACAGCACCTATGCCGGGCTGTTGTGGCCAGCTGCACCACTTATGATGGAATGGAGCGCCTGCCCATCCCCAGTGCTCTAAAGGCCTATCTGAAGGAATATCATTACAAGCAGAAGGTGCGAGTGAGGAGGCTTGATGCCCAGTGGGACTAA